The Polyangium aurulentum genomic interval GCCGACGGGACGCGGCGGAACATGATTGCGCAGTTGACCCTCGGACCGGCGTCGGTCAGCGAGCTGGCCCGACCGCTCGACATGTCATTGCCGTCGGTGATGCAGCACCTGCAGGTGCTGGAGGCGAGCGGCCTCGTTCGCAGTGAAAAGACGGGGCGGGTGCGCACCTGCCACATCGATCGCGCGGCGCTGCGGCTGGCCGAGCAGTGGATCATCGACCGGCGGAGGGAGTGGGAGAGCCGCCTCGACAAGCTCGGCGAATACCTCGCCGAGCAAGGCGATGAGCCCGAAGAGAAATGAAGGAGATTGTCATGAACGAACGATCCGTCACGCACGCCACCTTCGTCATCGAACGCAAATACGCCGCCTCGCCCGCCCGGGTATTCGCGGCTTGGTCGAGCCTCGAGGCGAAGAACCGCTGGGCCTCGTGTCACGAGAACGGGCGAATCCTCGAGCTCGATTTCCGCGTGGGCGGGCGAGAGGTCTTCCGCGGCGGCCCGCCCGGCGGCCCCGTGTACACGAACGAGACCCGCTACCAGGACATCGTTCCGAACGAGCGCATCGTCTTCTCGTACGATCTGCACCGCGATGACACGCGGATATCGGTCTCGCTGACGACGCTCGAATTCAAGGCCGAGGGCAAAGGCACGCGGCTCGTCTTCACCGAGCAGGGCGCCTTCCTCGACGGTCACGACACGGCCGCACAGCGCGAGCACGGGACCGGCGTGGGCCTCGACAGGCTGGAAGCGGCGCTGCGCGACGAGCTTGCGGACGCCTGACCGGCGCTATTCCGCCGCGATGGGCCCGTCCTGCGGGGTCTTTCGCGCAGCGAGCCGCGACGCGGGCACGAGCGTCGTCGAGGAGCCGCGCAGCTCGCGATAGTAATAGCGGCGGAAATACAAGGTGGGCGCGTCCGTCGCCACGGACAGCTCCTCGGCCGGCGGGGGCACTTCCCTCGGCATCGAGCTCTCGACCACGGCCCTGTCCTCGCCCCCGATGCGCTGGTTCAGGCGGTCGGAGATCCAGGAGAACACGCGGTTGCCGAGGAACGTGCGCGCAAAGCCGAAGATCATGCGCGTGTGGTCCGCGTCGACGGGCACGCAAAAGATCTGGCCGTGCCATCTGTCTTTCATGATCCGCAGCTCCATCCCGTTCGGCCGGCGCCACGCGAGGCCCGCTCCCGCAGGCGCGCCTTCGAACGAGGCGTGGATCTCGGCGCCCCAGGGCGTCGGCTCGACGTCGCATTTCATCACCGAATCCCGCCGCAGCTTCGACCGCAGATCACGCCCGATCGAGCGCCTGTGCACGAACGGCAGGTGCGGCATGTCGAGCATGTTTTCCATCGCGCGCGTCCAGTGCGCCGACCACGTCTCCGCGATGAACGAGATGGTCCAGCCCGGCTCGACCAGCGCCGGCGCGGGCTCGGGCTCCGTACCGGCTGCATCCAGCCCGGTGAACACCCAGACGAGCCCGCCCTTCTCGCGCACCGGCAAGCCCGTCGCCGCGTAACGGTCGCGCTTCTCCTCGGCGATTGGATTCAGCGGGATGTGCGCGCAGGCGCCGTCCGCGCGGAACGCCCAGCCATGGAACGGGCACTCGAGGCAGCCCTCCTCGTTCACCTCCCCGAGCGACAGGGCCACGCCGCGATGCGGGCAGCGATCGAGGAGCGCGCCGACGCCGCCCTTCTTGTCACGGAAGAGCACGATCGGCTCGCCGGCGAGCTTGGTCCCCACGGGCCTGGTCCCAAGCTCCCTCGTCGACACGACCGGCGTCCATACGTTCGCGAACCCCTCGAACATCACCAACCTCCGTTCTATGCACAGGTCGATCTAAAGAACGAGGGACACGCGTCAAGGGTTCGGGGCTCGTGTCCAAGGTTTGTTTCGAACCCGCTTGATGAGGCTTGCGGATGGTCTAGAGTTCCGGCGAGCGCGATGGGACGGCCGGCAGGCTCTCGTAACCCGGACTTCGAGGCGACCCGCGCCTCGCTCGTGCGCGCTGTGCAAGCGCGGCTCGCGACCTCGGACGGCGTGAGGGCGAGCTTCCGCGAGCTCGCGGCCGCAGCGGGGGTGAGCGTCGCGACGCTGCGGCACTACTTCGGCTCGCGCGAGGGCGTCATCGAGGCCGTGATGTCGCAGTGGCACCAGATGGGGCAGCGCTACCTGCTCGAGGTGGCGACGGGACCGCTCCTGCCCGTGCGCGCCTCCCTCGCGTGGTTCCTCGACTTCTTCGCGCTCGGATTTCGCAGGGGCGTCGGCGACATCCACGCCATCGGCCTCGCCGCGGGCATGCGCGAGCCCACGCTCGGCCCGACGTACCTGTGTCATGTGCTGGATCCGACCCTCGAGGCGATCGAGGCGCGGCTCGCGCGGCACGTCGCGCGCGGCGAGCTGCGCCCGAGCGACGTGCGGCACATGGCGCTGTCGCTCGTCTCCCCTGCCCTGCTCGCGCTCTTGCACCAGGGCCCCCTCGGGGGCGAAGGGGCCCGGCCGCTCGCGTGGGAGAGCTTCTGCAGCGACCACCTCGAGGCGTTTTTTCGTGCGTTTGGTACAGGATACGAGGCGCCCGCGGAGGCAGGCGCGCGCGTGACGCGCAGCGAGGATCTGCAGCCGCCGCGGCAATAGCCGCAGAATGGAATCAGGGGGCGAGCTTGAGGACGAACCCCCGCCGCCGATCGGCGCTCTCGACGATCATGCCCTCTTTCACCGTCATCGTGTCCTTGAACGAGCCGCCAACGTAAGGGGCGCCCAGCTCGTCGACGGCCACGGCGAGCGCCGCTTGATAATCGAGCCCGCCGAGGGGACGAGACCAGACCGTGGCGCCGTCCTTCGCGCCGAGCTTGACCACGAAGGCCTCCTCGGCGTTCGCCGCGGGCGCCTCGTGCGAGCGCGAGTTGATCGTGATGCGCTCGGAGAACGAGCCGGCGACGATGACGTCTCCCACGGGATCGATCGCGACCGCATTGGCGACCTGCTGATTGCCGCCGCTGAGCGTCTTGCCCCACACGGCATTGCCGTTGGCATCCAGGTGCATGACGAACCCGTCGTCGTACACGGCGTCCATGTTCTCGAGGACCACCCCCGTCAGCTTGATCGCGCCGCGAAAGCGCCCGGCCACGGCGATCTGCCCCTCGGGCCCGGCCGCGATGCTGGTGGGGATCTGCGGGTAGCCGTCGCCATGGAAGCGAAACCACTTCACCTTGCCGTCATTGCCCGACAAACGCGCCACGAAGAGGTCCTCGGTGCCCGCGCTGGTGTAGGTCTCCCCGCCAATCACGAGGGTCTGGGTGAACCAGCCGGTGATGACGACGTCGCCGTCGCGCATGACCGCGACGCCCGTGACCTCCGCGGCGCCCTCGCCCCCGAGGATCGTGCTCCACCGGACGAGGTGCTTGTCGTCGAGCGCAGCGACGAAGCTGTCGTGGCCGCCTTGGACCATGAACTGGTCGCCGTCGAGATCGATGATGTGGGTGTATTTGCCCGCGACCGCCGCATTCCCATCGGGCCCCACGCCGAGCGCGCGCACATCTTGCCGCTCGATCCCGGGAAACGACCGGATGGCCGCGCAGGACGATTTCGAATCCAGACGGGCGAGAAAGCCGTCGGCGCCCTCGGGATCGAGGGCGCACTGCTCGAAGTTGAGAGGGCCCTCGACCGTGCCGGCGAGGAGGAGGTTGCCTTTGGCGTCCACCCCGACGCCATCGGCGTACACGTTGCCCTCCCCGACGAACCGCGGAGGCTGCCTCTCGCTGCCCGAGGCCTCGTACGTGGCGAGGAGGAGCTGCGCGCCGAGAGGGGCGCCGAAGAGCAGGCTCCCATTGCCGAATCCGGCGGCCACGACGCCGCCGCTCTCGTCGACCGCCAGGGCGCGGACCTGCTCGCCATACTCCTTGTTGTTCGGATCGAGCGCCCCCTCGTCGCCCAGGATCGCCTCGATCCAGAGCGGGGCGCCGGTGCACGCGGGGGCGTCGGCCGTGCCGCACGTGGTCTGCAGCTCGTAATCGGTGCAAGCGCTGGCGAGGGTGGCCGTGGCCGCCGCGGCGACGATAGCGGCAGCGCGGCCGGAGAAGCGGTTCGCGCGGGGGCGCGAGGGGGTGATCTGCATGCGAAAAGAAACCTCCTCGTCGAGGTCTCTCACGCGCCCCCGGGAGCGTCAACCGGCCCTCCCAGCCATTTCGTGCTGCGTCCTTGTCGGCGGGCGCTTTTTTCGGAGATGATGCGCTCGCCCATGCGCAGCCGCCCTGCCCTCACGGTCTATCTCTCGCCGAACAATCCCTCCCCCGGCGACCGGCTCCACGTCCGGGTCCGCCTCGACGTGCACAGCGAGACGCCCTGCGACGCCGTCGACGTGGTGCTCGTCGGCCGGGAGTCGCGCTACATGCGCACGAGCCGCACCGGCAAGACCAGCTCGCGCAAGTACCACCGCCGCGAGGTCCTCCGGCTCGGAAAGCGCTTCGAAGGCGGCGTCTTGCGGCCCGGGGCCTGGGATCGCGAGCTGTACATCGACGTGCCCGCCGACGCGCCCCCGACCTATCGCAGCGGGCTCGCCACCGTGGGCTACGAGCTCGACGTGCGCGTGCACATCCCCTGGTGGCCCGATCGGCACGAGAAATACGAGGTCGAGGTGCGCCCGAGGGCCTGGGAGCCGGGCCCTGCGCGCACGCGCATCTTCACGAGCCTGGTCGGGGAAAACCGCGGCCAAGAGCCCGTGCTCGAGCTGTCGATCGAAGACGATCAGCTTCCGCTCGGGGGCAAGCTCGCGGGGGCCGTCGCGGTGACGGGCCTCGGCGGCCGCAAGCTCCGGCGCGTCGAGGTGTCGCTCTGCGCGGTGGAGTCGGCCCTCGTCCCGAGCACGGCGGGCCCTGCCGAGGTCGACCGGCGGACATGGGTCATTCACGAAGGCACGCCGGCCGAGGGGGCCGCGATCCCCTTCCGGCTCAAGCTGCCCGACGACGCGCCGGTCACGTTCCACACGCCCTTCATTCGCCTCGATCAGCGGCTCGAGGCCACGGCCGTGGTTGCGTTCGGGACCGACGTCGCGATCAGCGCGCCCGTGATCGTGCTCGCGCCGTCTTCTGCGCGTCCTGCTGCGCGCGCGAATTTGCCGCTCGTCGGGCGGGAGCGGCACCTCGCGGTCTGGCGCGCGGCGGTGGACAAGGTGCGGGTGCCGGGCGTCGAGGTCATCCATTTCGATGCCGAGGAAGCAACGGCGACGCTCGAGGTGCGCGGGGTGCGGGTGGTCGTGTCCGAGGAGCACCGCGACAAACTCGGTCCCTGCCTCGTGGCGGCGCTCGACTGGCCTTCGATGGGCCTCGATCTGCGCCTCGGCGAGCGGAGCTGGACGGACATGGGGGGCAAGCTCGCGGAGGTCGATCGCCCCTTCCAGAAGCGCTTCCTCGTGCGGGCGCGCGAGGGCGCGCAGGCGGCGCGCGTGCTCGGCGCGGAGGTGCGGCAGGCGCTCGAGGTCTTCGACGAGGCGGGCATGGACGACGCGGGCGCGGTCGTCATGCGCAAGGGCGGCGTGTATCAGGTGGCGGGGCTCGAGCGCTTTCTTTCGCTCGCGCAGATGCTCGCCGCGCGCCTCGGGCACGCGGTCGCCTCGGTGCCCCCGCCCGCGGCGCTCGCGGGGGAATACGGCGCGTGGAGGGCGTTCGCCGAGGGCCAGGGCGCAACGTTGCGCGTGGGCGACATGTCGCTGCACGGCTGGACCGTGCGCGGCGTGCCGCTCACGCTCGATCACCGCTGGCAAGGCGCGATCCCGGCCGAGAGCCGGCTATGGGCGCCGCGGCCCGAGCGCGGCGAGCCCTCCGCGTGGACGGCGGAGCTGGGCGTGGCCACGGGCAGGCCTGCTTTCGTCGATGACAGCCGCGTCGGGATCACGCTGCCCACGGTGACGGATCCGGATGCGGCGGCGGGTTTGGCCGATCGATTCGCGATCGCGATGGGCAAGCTGCTCGGCGCCAGCACGGCGGGGCCTTATCGGTGAAGCTACGTGACGGCGGCGCGGGCTCGAAATCGCGGATCGCGCCAGCGCTCCTCGCGCAGGACGGCCGCGAGGCGCTCGGCCGCGTCGAAGATGTCCACGTACCGCAGATAGAGCGGCGCGAAGCCGAAGCGCATGACGTCCGGGGCGCGGAAGTCGCCGACGACGCCCGATTCTATCAGGGCCTGCACGATCGCGTAGCCCTCGGGGTGCGCAAAGGCCACCTGGCTGCCGCGCTTCGCGCTGTCGCGGGGGCTCACGAGCCGCAAGCCGTGCTCTTTGCAGAGGGGGTCGGCGAGCGAGATGAACAGATCGCCGAGCCGCGCCGATTTTTCACGCACCTGGCGGAGATCCACGTCGGCGAACACCTCGAGCGCCTCGTCGAGCGCGGCCATCGCGAGCACGGGCGGCGTGCCGGCGGTGAGCTTGCGGATGTCGTCGCTCGGCGCGTACCTCGCATCGAACGCGAACGGGGCGCGGTGGCCCATCCAGCCCGTCAGCGCGGGCGTCACGCGCGCGAGGTGCCGCCTCGCCACGAACACGAACGCAGGCGCCCCCGGCCCGCCATTGAGGTATTTGTAACCGCAGCCGACCGCGAAATCGACCTCGAGCCCGTCCAGATCGAGCGGCATCGCGCCCGCGCTGTGCGCGAGGTCCCAGACGACGAGCGCGCCCTTGTCGTGCGCCGCGCGCGTGAGCCGCTCCATGTCGTGCAGGGCTCCGGTGCGGTAATCGACGCCGGTCAGCAGCAAAAGAGCCGTCCCCTCGTCGATGGCGCCCTCGATGTCCCCCGCGTCGACGAGCCGCATCTCGTGCCCTCGGCCCAAGAGATCGCGCACGCCCTCGGCGACGTACAGATCCGTGGGGAAGTTATCGCCGTCGGAGACGATGACGCGCCGCTCGGGCAAGAGCCCCAGGGCGGCGGCGAGCACCTTGAAGAGGTTCACGCTCGTCGAGTCGCACGCGATCACCTCGTCCGCCCCGGCGCCGACGAGGCGCGCGATCTTGGCGCCCACGCAGCGGGGCAAGTCGATCCAGCCGCTCGCGTTCCAGCTCCCGATGAGCCCCCGGCCCCACTCCTCGCGCACGACGCGCTCGAGGCGCGCGGGCACCCGGGCGGGCAGCGCGCCGAGCGAGTTGCCGTCGAGATAGACGAGCCCCTCGGGGACGAGGAACTCCGAGCGTTTGCCCCCGAGCGGGTCGGCCCTGTCGAGGGCCTCGAACGCCTGGCGATCGAGCATCCCGCAGCATCTCATATCGTATCCGGCGTGCAAAGGCCCCGCGCTCGTGCCACCTTGGGCGTGCGCTTCGAGGCGCGGCGTTCATGAAGACCTCGCGAACCTTGCCCGTCGCCCTCCTCGCCGCCCTCCCCCTCGCGGCCACGCCCGCCAGGGCCGATGAAGGCCAAGACAAACCCGCCCCCGGGGCCGAGGTCGCCGCGAAAGCGAGCGCGCCCCGCCCCGCGGCGGCGAAGAAGGGGGTCTCCCCGTCACGGCGCGCCCTGGCCGCGGGAGGCGCCCTCGTGCCCGGGTTTTTCGTGCACGGGACGGGACACTTCATCCTGGGCGAGGGGCGCACGGGCTTGCGGCTCGCGGCCACGGAGGGCGCGGGGGCCGGGCTCGTCGTCATCGGGCTCGGGGGCGCGGCGGTGTTCGGGGCGTCGCGCCGGGTCATCGCGCCGCTCGTGCTCGCCACCGTGACGGGCGCGGGCCTGTTCGGCATCTCGCTCCTCGCCGACCTCTACGGCGTGCTCGCGCCCGAGGGAGGCACCGGCCGCGCGCCGATCGCCCTGCCCTGGGCCGAGACGCAGCTCGGCCTGGGGTACGTCTACGATCCCACCTTCGCCTACCGCTACTTTCTCGTGCCTGGCATCGACCTGCGCCTGCGCTCGTTCCGGCTCTCGGGCTCGAGCTGGTTTGCCATGGACGACGAGAATGCGCGCCTGCGCGCCGAGGCCGCCTATCGCTTCTTCGGCCCCGGCACGCCCGACGGCCCGCGGGCTTCGGACGGCTCGTTCCTCGAGGTCGAGGCCGCGTTCACCCACCACCGCTACACCTCGAACAATTTCGCCATGACGACCGGCGAGATCACGCTCCAGGGCCGGCTCGATCTCGCGCACATCGGGCCCACGCTGCAGGGCTCGTTCGCGGAGATGGGCTGGGGTATCGCCTTCGAGACCTACCGCCACGGCCGGCGCGAAATCGAGGAGAACGAGCTGCTCATCCCCCATTTCGCCTTCGGCGCCTACATCGGGCACGAGGGCTATCCGCGCGGCGAGGCCAAGCTGTATTACGAGCACCGGCACGACGGCTACGCGGCGGGGGCCAAGATCCCCGGCCTCGGCAGCGGGGTCGCGGGGCACCTCGGCTTGCAGGGCCGGATCTACCTCGGGCCGCGCTGGGGCCTGCTCGCCGACGTGCAGGCGGGCTCGGCGTACGTCGGGCGCCTGTCCATGCTCTTCCGCCTCGGAGGATGGCAATGAAATACCCTCGCATTGCAGCGCTGATCGTTCTCGCCCTCGCGGCGCCCTTCGCCCCCTCCTGCCTCGACGTGGCCGAGAGCCGCGCGCGCCGCGATCTCGAGGTGGGCAAGGCATCTTCGGGCGAGGCGAGCGTCGTCGTGACCGAGGGCCTCGCGGCCGTACGGCGCATCTCCCCGGGCGAGCTTTCCCTCTGGGCGAGCGCGCCCGCGCTGTCGATTCGCTTGACGGACGCGCGCGGCGGGCCGTGGAGCGTCAGGATCGAGAACCTGCTCGCCGACGCCGAGCTGACCGCCGAGGCGAATGGCAATGCCGTGTCCGTGGAGGTCGTCGAATCGCCCTTCCCCACCGAGCGCACGTTCCGCCTCACCGTGCCCGCCGGGGCCGAGGTGCGCTTGACGCTCCGGCCGCCCGACGAGGCGCTGCTCGATCCGTGGCGCTTCGCGGTCTACGCGGACGTGCAGGAGGACATCGACCGCGTGCAGGACATTTACCGATTGATGAACGAGACGGCGGGGATCCGCTTCGCGCTCATCAGCGGCGACCTGACCGCGCAGGGCACGCCGGAGCAGCTCGAGCGGTTCCAGCGCGAGATGAAGACGCTCGGGTTCCCCTGCTACGCGACGCTCGGCAACCACGAGCTCGGCACGCGCGACGATCTCTATCACGAGTGGTTTGGCCGGGGAAACTACACCTTCGTGTTCCGGGGCGTGCAGTTCACCATGCTCGACTCGGCGAGCGCGACGATC includes:
- a CDS encoding ArsR/SmtB family transcription factor; this translates as MFHALADGTRRNMIAQLTLGPASVSELARPLDMSLPSVMQHLQVLEASGLVRSEKTGRVRTCHIDRAALRLAEQWIIDRRREWESRLDKLGEYLAEQGDEPEEK
- a CDS encoding SRPBCC family protein, with amino-acid sequence MNERSVTHATFVIERKYAASPARVFAAWSSLEAKNRWASCHENGRILELDFRVGGREVFRGGPPGGPVYTNETRYQDIVPNERIVFSYDLHRDDTRISVSLTTLEFKAEGKGTRLVFTEQGAFLDGHDTAAQREHGTGVGLDRLEAALRDELADA
- a CDS encoding aromatic ring-hydroxylating oxygenase subunit alpha, translated to MFEGFANVWTPVVSTRELGTRPVGTKLAGEPIVLFRDKKGGVGALLDRCPHRGVALSLGEVNEEGCLECPFHGWAFRADGACAHIPLNPIAEEKRDRYAATGLPVREKGGLVWVFTGLDAAGTEPEPAPALVEPGWTISFIAETWSAHWTRAMENMLDMPHLPFVHRRSIGRDLRSKLRRDSVMKCDVEPTPWGAEIHASFEGAPAGAGLAWRRPNGMELRIMKDRWHGQIFCVPVDADHTRMIFGFARTFLGNRVFSWISDRLNQRIGGEDRAVVESSMPREVPPPAEELSVATDAPTLYFRRYYYRELRGSSTTLVPASRLAARKTPQDGPIAAE
- a CDS encoding TetR/AcrR family transcriptional regulator; the protein is MGRPAGSRNPDFEATRASLVRAVQARLATSDGVRASFRELAAAAGVSVATLRHYFGSREGVIEAVMSQWHQMGQRYLLEVATGPLLPVRASLAWFLDFFALGFRRGVGDIHAIGLAAGMREPTLGPTYLCHVLDPTLEAIEARLARHVARGELRPSDVRHMALSLVSPALLALLHQGPLGGEGARPLAWESFCSDHLEAFFRAFGTGYEAPAEAGARVTRSEDLQPPRQ
- a CDS encoding arrestin C-terminal domain-containing protein encodes the protein MRSRPALTVYLSPNNPSPGDRLHVRVRLDVHSETPCDAVDVVLVGRESRYMRTSRTGKTSSRKYHRREVLRLGKRFEGGVLRPGAWDRELYIDVPADAPPTYRSGLATVGYELDVRVHIPWWPDRHEKYEVEVRPRAWEPGPARTRIFTSLVGENRGQEPVLELSIEDDQLPLGGKLAGAVAVTGLGGRKLRRVEVSLCAVESALVPSTAGPAEVDRRTWVIHEGTPAEGAAIPFRLKLPDDAPVTFHTPFIRLDQRLEATAVVAFGTDVAISAPVIVLAPSSARPAARANLPLVGRERHLAVWRAAVDKVRVPGVEVIHFDAEEATATLEVRGVRVVVSEEHRDKLGPCLVAALDWPSMGLDLRLGERSWTDMGGKLAEVDRPFQKRFLVRAREGAQAARVLGAEVRQALEVFDEAGMDDAGAVVMRKGGVYQVAGLERFLSLAQMLAARLGHAVASVPPPAALAGEYGAWRAFAEGQGATLRVGDMSLHGWTVRGVPLTLDHRWQGAIPAESRLWAPRPERGEPSAWTAELGVATGRPAFVDDSRVGITLPTVTDPDAAAGLADRFAIAMGKLLGASTAGPYR
- the kynU gene encoding kynureninase, whose translation is MLDRQAFEALDRADPLGGKRSEFLVPEGLVYLDGNSLGALPARVPARLERVVREEWGRGLIGSWNASGWIDLPRCVGAKIARLVGAGADEVIACDSTSVNLFKVLAAALGLLPERRVIVSDGDNFPTDLYVAEGVRDLLGRGHEMRLVDAGDIEGAIDEGTALLLLTGVDYRTGALHDMERLTRAAHDKGALVVWDLAHSAGAMPLDLDGLEVDFAVGCGYKYLNGGPGAPAFVFVARRHLARVTPALTGWMGHRAPFAFDARYAPSDDIRKLTAGTPPVLAMAALDEALEVFADVDLRQVREKSARLGDLFISLADPLCKEHGLRLVSPRDSAKRGSQVAFAHPEGYAIVQALIESGVVGDFRAPDVMRFGFAPLYLRYVDIFDAAERLAAVLREERWRDPRFRARAAVT
- a CDS encoding metallophosphoesterase family protein, which produces MKYPRIAALIVLALAAPFAPSCLDVAESRARRDLEVGKASSGEASVVVTEGLAAVRRISPGELSLWASAPALSIRLTDARGGPWSVRIENLLADAELTAEANGNAVSVEVVESPFPTERTFRLTVPAGAEVRLTLRPPDEALLDPWRFAVYADVQEDIDRVQDIYRLMNETAGIRFALISGDLTAQGTPEQLERFQREMKTLGFPCYATLGNHELGTRDDLYHEWFGRGNYTFVFRGVQFTMLDSASATIDPVAYGLLEGWLADGRERLHVATMHLAPIDPVGTRNGSFASRPEANKLLEMLADGRVDLTFYGHIHSFYAFENAGIPAYISGGGGAIPERLDGIGRHFVTVDVEPPGKVTQVAVVRVD